In the genome of Oncorhynchus mykiss isolate Arlee chromosome 18, USDA_OmykA_1.1, whole genome shotgun sequence, one region contains:
- the LOC110495495 gene encoding target of Nesh-SH3 isoform X6, protein MLLRVPLLLLSGSILLNCIPAQRIRVRRQNMKVRINATGDTIVMKFVRPNPDTKLEGYILGYGSSMFSKQFIQLPENGEPYETEIDAEPKYLVAVQPIPSNDVKKQCTGKVNLEKPLHLVIGSVTPTSVLLSWGTFLKTPYEAGNIMNGCLEDGHYTVRYRERNRKWIYQTCPTSDTVVDNLKPDTPYEFGVRSNKDERSGIWSKPVIHKTNMGAGLDKSVQKPYKHRTPIVKPMKPPMSRALFPPRPAIHNKTQPRLPLTKNQGFPGAPKTSFAPPERHLESRPDPRSNEPQWPQFPLDGGNSIRNASSHLVDLPPAPPQLLPTKTPSTSSATPVLNNPSPHGEKQQGKTQPRGPTSATVKPHNPSSALSETQKGASLLTPALGSEKVNNNNLGQGNQRNLKPHGPAITLIARTMKSPAATNPLFPFTDGSRQDTPSSSSSSSSSSSSSLLHRSNNSSQTSGTPRANGKHHKGTGLPKPVVWNRLRMANTNNSLLEDINPDVLGRSGFSSIEDQFYGSRPSIPVNKKTNLVGKPGDMNKLNVLKQTDKASILKKFPSVTTKPAKQDRRHTTTTAPSVNDIWFETWENSSLFSSLPASDVDALGKKRFVAPHVVYKTDKKPDEPCSITTSLSYFPEEEGGETNVTAPPKSPPYNLTVVTVEGCPSFIILDWEKTDNDTTEYEVISTTKGPDGTQVSILTTNQTHTAVENLKPESSYEFKVKPKNELGEGPPSEPVSFNTESADPRVSENVSGKDAIWTQFPFKTDSYSECNGKQYVKRTWYRKFVGIQLCNSLRYKIYLSDSLNGKFYNIGDQTGHGEDHCQFVDSFLDGRTGNQVRADQLPAREGYYRAMRQEPVNFGQIGGNSHVTYVSWYECGTAIPGKW, encoded by the exons TGAGAAGACAGAACATGAAGGTTCGCATCAACGCTACGGGCGACACCATCGTGATGAAGTTTGTCCGGCCCAACCCTGACACCAAGCTGGAGGGCTACATCCTGGGCTACGGCAGCAGCATGTTCTCTAAACAGTTCATCCAGCTGCCTGAGAATGGAGAGCCCTACGAGACTGAGATAG ACGCTGAACCCAAGTATCTTGTTGCTGTCCAGCCAATCCCGAGCAACGACGTAAAGAAACAATGCACAG GGAAGGTCAACCTGGAGAAGCCACTCCACCTGGTTATTGGCTCCGTCACCCCAACctctgtgctgctgtcctggggaaCCTTCCTGAAGACGCCCTACGAAGCAGGCAACATCATGAACGGCTGTTTGGAAGACGG ACACTACACCGTCCGctacagggagaggaacaggaagtgGATCTACCAGACCTGCCCAACCAGCGACACTGTGGTTGACAACCTGAAGCCCGACACCCCATATGAGTTTGGGGTCCGCTCCAACAAAGACGAACGCAGCGGAATCTGGAGCAAGCCTGTCATTCACAAAACCAACATGGgcgcagggttgg ACAAAAGCGTCCAGAAACCCTACAAGCACCGGACCCCTATTGTGAAGCCAATG AAACCACCCATGTCCCGTGCACTTTTCCCACCTCGTCCAG CTATTCACAATAAGACTCAGCCTAGACTCCCTCTGACCAAAAACCAAGGTTTCCCAGGAGCTCCCAAGACATCTTTTG CACCACCAGAGAGACACCTGGAATCTAGACCTGACCCCCGCTCCAATGAGCCTCAatggccacagttcccactgg ACGGAGGAAACAGTATTAGAAATGCTTCCTCTCATCTCGTGGACCTCCCTCCTGCCCCCCCCCAACTCCTGCCCACCAAAACCCCCAGTACCTCCTCTGCCACCCCTGTCCTTAACAACCCCTCTCCACACGGTGAAAAGCAACAGGGAAAGACCCAACCCAGGGGACCTACTAGCGCCACAGTGAAGCCACATAACCCTTCCTCTG CTCTCAGCGAAACACAGAAAGGAGCATCACTGCTAACCCCCGCCCTGGGCAGTGAGAAAGTCAATAATAACAACTTGG GTCAAGGCAACCAGAGAAATTTGAAACCCCATGGCCCGGCCATCACACTGATAGCCAGGACCATGAAGTCTCCTGCTGCCACaaaccctctctttcccttcacTGATGGCTCAAGACAAGAtaccccatcctcctcctcctcttcttcctcatcctcctcctcatcccttctTCACAGGTCTAATAACTCATCACAGACCTCCGGAACACCAAGGG CCAATGGTAAGCATCACAAAGGAACCGGCCTCCCCAAACCAGTCGTTTGGAACAGACTGAGAATGG CAAACACAAACAACTCGCTGTTGGAGGACATAAACCCTGATGTTTTGGGCCGTTCAGGTTTCTCTTCCATTGAGGACCAATTCTATG GATCTCGTCCCTCCATTCCTGTCAACAAAAAGACCAACCTGGTTGGCAAACCTGGTGATATGA ACAAGCTGAATGTCTTGAAGCAAACAGACAAGGCCTCCATTTTGAAGAAGTTTCCATCAGTGACGACTAAACCTGCCAAGCAAGACCGCAGACACACAACAACGACTGCACCATCAGTCAACG ACATCTGGTTTGAAACCTGGGAGAACTCCTCATTATTCAGCTCCCTACCAGCCTCTGACGTGGACGCATTGGGAAAGAAACGTTTCGTTG CACCCCATGTAGTCTACAAGACGGACAAGAAACCAGACGAGCCTTGTTCCATCACCACCTCTCTCAGCTACTTCCCAGAGGAGGAGGGCGGGGAGACAAACGTGACAGCCCCGCCCAAGTCTCCGCCCTACAACCTCACCGTGGTAACGGTGGAGGGATGCCCCTCCTTCATCATTCTAGACTGGGAAAAGACAGACAACGACACCACAG AATATGAGGTCATCTCCACGACGAAGGGACCAGATGGTACTCAGGTCTCCATCCTGACCACCAACCAGACTCACACTGCAGTAGAGAACCTCAAACCCGAGAGcag CTACGAGTTCAAGGTGAAACCCAAGAACGAGCTTGGAGAGGGGCCACCCAGTGAGCCTGTGTCCTTCAACACTGAATCAG CGGACCCACGTGTGAGTGAGAATGTCTCAG GAAAAGATGCCATCTGGACCCAGTTCCCCTTCAAGACAGACTCATACTCGGAGTGCAATGGCAAGCAGTATGTAAAAAGGACCTGGTACCGCAAGTTTGTGGGCATCCAGCTCTGCAACTCCCTCCGATACAAGATATATCTGAGTGATTCTCTCAATG GTAAATTTTACAACATTGGGGACCAGACTGGCCATGGTGAGGACCACTGTCAGTTTGTAGACTCGTTCCTGGATGGAAGGACAGGAAACCAAGTCAGGGCTGACCAGCTGCCAGCAAGAGAAG ggtattacaggGCTATGAGACAAGAGCCGGTCAACTTTGGTCAGATAGGAGGGAACTCTCACGTCACCTACGTGTCATGGTATGAGTGTGGAACGGCCATTCCTGGCAAATGGTAG
- the LOC110495495 gene encoding target of Nesh-SH3 isoform X18 — MLLRVPLLLLSGSILLNCIPAQRIRVRRQNMKVRINATGDTIVMKFVRPNPDTKLEGYILGYGSSMFSKQFIQLPENGEPYETEIDAEPKYLVAVQPIPSNDVKKQCTGKVNLEKPLHLVIGSVTPTSVLLSWGTFLKTPYEAGNIMNGCLEDGHYTVRYRERNRKWIYQTCPTSDTVVDNLKPDTPYEFGVRSNKDERSGIWSKPVIHKTNMGAGLDKSVQKPYKHRTPIVKPMKPPMSRALFPPRPAIHNKTQPRLPLTKNQGFPGAPKTSFANGKHHKGTGLPKPVVWNRLRMGSRPSIPVNKKTNLVGKPGDMNKLNVLKQTDKASILKKFPSVTTKPAKQDRRHTTTTAPSVNDIWFETWENSSLFSSLPASDVDALGKKRFVAPHVVYKTDKKPDEPCSITTSLSYFPEEEGGETNVTAPPKSPPYNLTVVTVEGCPSFIILDWEKTDNDTTEYEVISTTKGPDGTQVSILTTNQTHTAVENLKPESSYEFKVKPKNELGEGPPSEPVSFNTESADPRVSENVSGKDAIWTQFPFKTDSYSECNGKQYVKRTWYRKFVGIQLCNSLRYKIYLSDSLNGKFYNIGDQTGHGEDHCQFVDSFLDGRTGNQVRADQLPAREGYYRAMRQEPVNFGQIGGNSHVTYVSWYECGTAIPGKW; from the exons TGAGAAGACAGAACATGAAGGTTCGCATCAACGCTACGGGCGACACCATCGTGATGAAGTTTGTCCGGCCCAACCCTGACACCAAGCTGGAGGGCTACATCCTGGGCTACGGCAGCAGCATGTTCTCTAAACAGTTCATCCAGCTGCCTGAGAATGGAGAGCCCTACGAGACTGAGATAG ACGCTGAACCCAAGTATCTTGTTGCTGTCCAGCCAATCCCGAGCAACGACGTAAAGAAACAATGCACAG GGAAGGTCAACCTGGAGAAGCCACTCCACCTGGTTATTGGCTCCGTCACCCCAACctctgtgctgctgtcctggggaaCCTTCCTGAAGACGCCCTACGAAGCAGGCAACATCATGAACGGCTGTTTGGAAGACGG ACACTACACCGTCCGctacagggagaggaacaggaagtgGATCTACCAGACCTGCCCAACCAGCGACACTGTGGTTGACAACCTGAAGCCCGACACCCCATATGAGTTTGGGGTCCGCTCCAACAAAGACGAACGCAGCGGAATCTGGAGCAAGCCTGTCATTCACAAAACCAACATGGgcgcagggttgg ACAAAAGCGTCCAGAAACCCTACAAGCACCGGACCCCTATTGTGAAGCCAATG AAACCACCCATGTCCCGTGCACTTTTCCCACCTCGTCCAG CTATTCACAATAAGACTCAGCCTAGACTCCCTCTGACCAAAAACCAAGGTTTCCCAGGAGCTCCCAAGACATCTTTTG CCAATGGTAAGCATCACAAAGGAACCGGCCTCCCCAAACCAGTCGTTTGGAACAGACTGAGAATGG GATCTCGTCCCTCCATTCCTGTCAACAAAAAGACCAACCTGGTTGGCAAACCTGGTGATATGA ACAAGCTGAATGTCTTGAAGCAAACAGACAAGGCCTCCATTTTGAAGAAGTTTCCATCAGTGACGACTAAACCTGCCAAGCAAGACCGCAGACACACAACAACGACTGCACCATCAGTCAACG ACATCTGGTTTGAAACCTGGGAGAACTCCTCATTATTCAGCTCCCTACCAGCCTCTGACGTGGACGCATTGGGAAAGAAACGTTTCGTTG CACCCCATGTAGTCTACAAGACGGACAAGAAACCAGACGAGCCTTGTTCCATCACCACCTCTCTCAGCTACTTCCCAGAGGAGGAGGGCGGGGAGACAAACGTGACAGCCCCGCCCAAGTCTCCGCCCTACAACCTCACCGTGGTAACGGTGGAGGGATGCCCCTCCTTCATCATTCTAGACTGGGAAAAGACAGACAACGACACCACAG AATATGAGGTCATCTCCACGACGAAGGGACCAGATGGTACTCAGGTCTCCATCCTGACCACCAACCAGACTCACACTGCAGTAGAGAACCTCAAACCCGAGAGcag CTACGAGTTCAAGGTGAAACCCAAGAACGAGCTTGGAGAGGGGCCACCCAGTGAGCCTGTGTCCTTCAACACTGAATCAG CGGACCCACGTGTGAGTGAGAATGTCTCAG GAAAAGATGCCATCTGGACCCAGTTCCCCTTCAAGACAGACTCATACTCGGAGTGCAATGGCAAGCAGTATGTAAAAAGGACCTGGTACCGCAAGTTTGTGGGCATCCAGCTCTGCAACTCCCTCCGATACAAGATATATCTGAGTGATTCTCTCAATG GTAAATTTTACAACATTGGGGACCAGACTGGCCATGGTGAGGACCACTGTCAGTTTGTAGACTCGTTCCTGGATGGAAGGACAGGAAACCAAGTCAGGGCTGACCAGCTGCCAGCAAGAGAAG ggtattacaggGCTATGAGACAAGAGCCGGTCAACTTTGGTCAGATAGGAGGGAACTCTCACGTCACCTACGTGTCATGGTATGAGTGTGGAACGGCCATTCCTGGCAAATGGTAG
- the LOC110495495 gene encoding target of Nesh-SH3 isoform X1, translated as MLLRVPLLLLSGSILLNCIPAQRIRVRRQNMKVRINATGDTIVMKFVRPNPDTKLEGYILGYGSSMFSKQFIQLPENGEPYETEIDAEPKYLVAVQPIPSNDVKKQCTGKVNLEKPLHLVIGSVTPTSVLLSWGTFLKTPYEAGNIMNGCLEDGHYTVRYRERNRKWIYQTCPTSDTVVDNLKPDTPYEFGVRSNKDERSGIWSKPVIHKTNMGAGLDKSVQKPYKHRTPIVKPMKPPMSRALFPPRPAIHNKTQPRLPLTKNQGFPGAPKTSFAPPERHLESRPDPRSNEPQWPQFPLDGGNSIRNASSHLVDLPPAPPQLLPTKTPSTSSATPVLNNPSPHGEKQQGKTQPRGPTSATVKPHNPSSALSETQKGASLLTPALGSEKVNNNNLGQGNQRNLKPHGPAITLIARTMKSPAATNPLFPFTDGSRQDTPSSSSSSSSSSSSSLLHRSNNSSQTSGTPRGQGSQRNLKPHGPAITLIGRTMKSPAATNPLFPFTDGSRQDSPSSSSSLLRRANNSSQTSRTPGANGKHHKGTGLPKPVVWNRLRMANTNNSLLEDINPDVLGRSGFSSIEDQFYGSRPSIPVNKKTNLVGKPGDMNKLNVLKQTDKASILKKFPSVTTKPAKQDRRHTTTTAPSVNDIWFETWENSSLFSSLPASDVDALGKKRFVAPHVVYKTDKKPDEPCSITTSLSYFPEEEGGETNVTAPPKSPPYNLTVVTVEGCPSFIILDWEKTDNDTTEYEVISTTKGPDGTQVSILTTNQTHTAVENLKPESSYEFKVKPKNELGEGPPSEPVSFNTESADPRVSENVSGKDAIWTQFPFKTDSYSECNGKQYVKRTWYRKFVGIQLCNSLRYKIYLSDSLNGKFYNIGDQTGHGEDHCQFVDSFLDGRTGNQVRADQLPAREGYYRAMRQEPVNFGQIGGNSHVTYVSWYECGTAIPGKW; from the exons TGAGAAGACAGAACATGAAGGTTCGCATCAACGCTACGGGCGACACCATCGTGATGAAGTTTGTCCGGCCCAACCCTGACACCAAGCTGGAGGGCTACATCCTGGGCTACGGCAGCAGCATGTTCTCTAAACAGTTCATCCAGCTGCCTGAGAATGGAGAGCCCTACGAGACTGAGATAG ACGCTGAACCCAAGTATCTTGTTGCTGTCCAGCCAATCCCGAGCAACGACGTAAAGAAACAATGCACAG GGAAGGTCAACCTGGAGAAGCCACTCCACCTGGTTATTGGCTCCGTCACCCCAACctctgtgctgctgtcctggggaaCCTTCCTGAAGACGCCCTACGAAGCAGGCAACATCATGAACGGCTGTTTGGAAGACGG ACACTACACCGTCCGctacagggagaggaacaggaagtgGATCTACCAGACCTGCCCAACCAGCGACACTGTGGTTGACAACCTGAAGCCCGACACCCCATATGAGTTTGGGGTCCGCTCCAACAAAGACGAACGCAGCGGAATCTGGAGCAAGCCTGTCATTCACAAAACCAACATGGgcgcagggttgg ACAAAAGCGTCCAGAAACCCTACAAGCACCGGACCCCTATTGTGAAGCCAATG AAACCACCCATGTCCCGTGCACTTTTCCCACCTCGTCCAG CTATTCACAATAAGACTCAGCCTAGACTCCCTCTGACCAAAAACCAAGGTTTCCCAGGAGCTCCCAAGACATCTTTTG CACCACCAGAGAGACACCTGGAATCTAGACCTGACCCCCGCTCCAATGAGCCTCAatggccacagttcccactgg ACGGAGGAAACAGTATTAGAAATGCTTCCTCTCATCTCGTGGACCTCCCTCCTGCCCCCCCCCAACTCCTGCCCACCAAAACCCCCAGTACCTCCTCTGCCACCCCTGTCCTTAACAACCCCTCTCCACACGGTGAAAAGCAACAGGGAAAGACCCAACCCAGGGGACCTACTAGCGCCACAGTGAAGCCACATAACCCTTCCTCTG CTCTCAGCGAAACACAGAAAGGAGCATCACTGCTAACCCCCGCCCTGGGCAGTGAGAAAGTCAATAATAACAACTTGG GTCAAGGCAACCAGAGAAATTTGAAACCCCATGGCCCGGCCATCACACTGATAGCCAGGACCATGAAGTCTCCTGCTGCCACaaaccctctctttcccttcacTGATGGCTCAAGACAAGAtaccccatcctcctcctcctcttcttcctcatcctcctcctcatcccttctTCACAGGTCTAATAACTCATCACAGACCTCCGGAACACCAAGGG GTCAAGGCAGCCAGAGAAATTTGAAACCCCATGGCCCGGCCATCACACTGATAGGCAGGACCATGAAGTCTCCTGCTGCCAccaaccctctctttcccttcacTGATGGCTCAAGACAAGattccccttcctcttcctcatcccttCTTCGTAGGGCTAATAACTCATCACAGACCTCCAGGACACCAGGGG CCAATGGTAAGCATCACAAAGGAACCGGCCTCCCCAAACCAGTCGTTTGGAACAGACTGAGAATGG CAAACACAAACAACTCGCTGTTGGAGGACATAAACCCTGATGTTTTGGGCCGTTCAGGTTTCTCTTCCATTGAGGACCAATTCTATG GATCTCGTCCCTCCATTCCTGTCAACAAAAAGACCAACCTGGTTGGCAAACCTGGTGATATGA ACAAGCTGAATGTCTTGAAGCAAACAGACAAGGCCTCCATTTTGAAGAAGTTTCCATCAGTGACGACTAAACCTGCCAAGCAAGACCGCAGACACACAACAACGACTGCACCATCAGTCAACG ACATCTGGTTTGAAACCTGGGAGAACTCCTCATTATTCAGCTCCCTACCAGCCTCTGACGTGGACGCATTGGGAAAGAAACGTTTCGTTG CACCCCATGTAGTCTACAAGACGGACAAGAAACCAGACGAGCCTTGTTCCATCACCACCTCTCTCAGCTACTTCCCAGAGGAGGAGGGCGGGGAGACAAACGTGACAGCCCCGCCCAAGTCTCCGCCCTACAACCTCACCGTGGTAACGGTGGAGGGATGCCCCTCCTTCATCATTCTAGACTGGGAAAAGACAGACAACGACACCACAG AATATGAGGTCATCTCCACGACGAAGGGACCAGATGGTACTCAGGTCTCCATCCTGACCACCAACCAGACTCACACTGCAGTAGAGAACCTCAAACCCGAGAGcag CTACGAGTTCAAGGTGAAACCCAAGAACGAGCTTGGAGAGGGGCCACCCAGTGAGCCTGTGTCCTTCAACACTGAATCAG CGGACCCACGTGTGAGTGAGAATGTCTCAG GAAAAGATGCCATCTGGACCCAGTTCCCCTTCAAGACAGACTCATACTCGGAGTGCAATGGCAAGCAGTATGTAAAAAGGACCTGGTACCGCAAGTTTGTGGGCATCCAGCTCTGCAACTCCCTCCGATACAAGATATATCTGAGTGATTCTCTCAATG GTAAATTTTACAACATTGGGGACCAGACTGGCCATGGTGAGGACCACTGTCAGTTTGTAGACTCGTTCCTGGATGGAAGGACAGGAAACCAAGTCAGGGCTGACCAGCTGCCAGCAAGAGAAG ggtattacaggGCTATGAGACAAGAGCCGGTCAACTTTGGTCAGATAGGAGGGAACTCTCACGTCACCTACGTGTCATGGTATGAGTGTGGAACGGCCATTCCTGGCAAATGGTAG
- the LOC110495495 gene encoding target of Nesh-SH3 isoform X13 produces the protein MLLRVPLLLLSGSILLNCIPAQRIRVRRQNMKVRINATGDTIVMKFVRPNPDTKLEGYILGYGSSMFSKQFIQLPENGEPYETEIDAEPKYLVAVQPIPSNDVKKQCTGKVNLEKPLHLVIGSVTPTSVLLSWGTFLKTPYEAGNIMNGCLEDGHYTVRYRERNRKWIYQTCPTSDTVVDNLKPDTPYEFGVRSNKDERSGIWSKPVIHKTNMGAGLDKSVQKPYKHRTPIVKPMKPPMSRALFPPRPAIHNKTQPRLPLTKNQGFPGAPKTSFAPPERHLESRPDPRSNEPQWPQFPLDGGNSIRNASSHLVDLPPAPPQLLPTKTPSTSSATPVLNNPSPHGEKQQGKTQPRGPTSATVKPHNPSSANGKHHKGTGLPKPVVWNRLRMGSRPSIPVNKKTNLVGKPGDMNKLNVLKQTDKASILKKFPSVTTKPAKQDRRHTTTTAPSVNDIWFETWENSSLFSSLPASDVDALGKKRFVAPHVVYKTDKKPDEPCSITTSLSYFPEEEGGETNVTAPPKSPPYNLTVVTVEGCPSFIILDWEKTDNDTTEYEVISTTKGPDGTQVSILTTNQTHTAVENLKPESSYEFKVKPKNELGEGPPSEPVSFNTESADPRVSENVSGKDAIWTQFPFKTDSYSECNGKQYVKRTWYRKFVGIQLCNSLRYKIYLSDSLNGKFYNIGDQTGHGEDHCQFVDSFLDGRTGNQVRADQLPAREGYYRAMRQEPVNFGQIGGNSHVTYVSWYECGTAIPGKW, from the exons TGAGAAGACAGAACATGAAGGTTCGCATCAACGCTACGGGCGACACCATCGTGATGAAGTTTGTCCGGCCCAACCCTGACACCAAGCTGGAGGGCTACATCCTGGGCTACGGCAGCAGCATGTTCTCTAAACAGTTCATCCAGCTGCCTGAGAATGGAGAGCCCTACGAGACTGAGATAG ACGCTGAACCCAAGTATCTTGTTGCTGTCCAGCCAATCCCGAGCAACGACGTAAAGAAACAATGCACAG GGAAGGTCAACCTGGAGAAGCCACTCCACCTGGTTATTGGCTCCGTCACCCCAACctctgtgctgctgtcctggggaaCCTTCCTGAAGACGCCCTACGAAGCAGGCAACATCATGAACGGCTGTTTGGAAGACGG ACACTACACCGTCCGctacagggagaggaacaggaagtgGATCTACCAGACCTGCCCAACCAGCGACACTGTGGTTGACAACCTGAAGCCCGACACCCCATATGAGTTTGGGGTCCGCTCCAACAAAGACGAACGCAGCGGAATCTGGAGCAAGCCTGTCATTCACAAAACCAACATGGgcgcagggttgg ACAAAAGCGTCCAGAAACCCTACAAGCACCGGACCCCTATTGTGAAGCCAATG AAACCACCCATGTCCCGTGCACTTTTCCCACCTCGTCCAG CTATTCACAATAAGACTCAGCCTAGACTCCCTCTGACCAAAAACCAAGGTTTCCCAGGAGCTCCCAAGACATCTTTTG CACCACCAGAGAGACACCTGGAATCTAGACCTGACCCCCGCTCCAATGAGCCTCAatggccacagttcccactgg ACGGAGGAAACAGTATTAGAAATGCTTCCTCTCATCTCGTGGACCTCCCTCCTGCCCCCCCCCAACTCCTGCCCACCAAAACCCCCAGTACCTCCTCTGCCACCCCTGTCCTTAACAACCCCTCTCCACACGGTGAAAAGCAACAGGGAAAGACCCAACCCAGGGGACCTACTAGCGCCACAGTGAAGCCACATAACCCTTCCTCTG CCAATGGTAAGCATCACAAAGGAACCGGCCTCCCCAAACCAGTCGTTTGGAACAGACTGAGAATGG GATCTCGTCCCTCCATTCCTGTCAACAAAAAGACCAACCTGGTTGGCAAACCTGGTGATATGA ACAAGCTGAATGTCTTGAAGCAAACAGACAAGGCCTCCATTTTGAAGAAGTTTCCATCAGTGACGACTAAACCTGCCAAGCAAGACCGCAGACACACAACAACGACTGCACCATCAGTCAACG ACATCTGGTTTGAAACCTGGGAGAACTCCTCATTATTCAGCTCCCTACCAGCCTCTGACGTGGACGCATTGGGAAAGAAACGTTTCGTTG CACCCCATGTAGTCTACAAGACGGACAAGAAACCAGACGAGCCTTGTTCCATCACCACCTCTCTCAGCTACTTCCCAGAGGAGGAGGGCGGGGAGACAAACGTGACAGCCCCGCCCAAGTCTCCGCCCTACAACCTCACCGTGGTAACGGTGGAGGGATGCCCCTCCTTCATCATTCTAGACTGGGAAAAGACAGACAACGACACCACAG AATATGAGGTCATCTCCACGACGAAGGGACCAGATGGTACTCAGGTCTCCATCCTGACCACCAACCAGACTCACACTGCAGTAGAGAACCTCAAACCCGAGAGcag CTACGAGTTCAAGGTGAAACCCAAGAACGAGCTTGGAGAGGGGCCACCCAGTGAGCCTGTGTCCTTCAACACTGAATCAG CGGACCCACGTGTGAGTGAGAATGTCTCAG GAAAAGATGCCATCTGGACCCAGTTCCCCTTCAAGACAGACTCATACTCGGAGTGCAATGGCAAGCAGTATGTAAAAAGGACCTGGTACCGCAAGTTTGTGGGCATCCAGCTCTGCAACTCCCTCCGATACAAGATATATCTGAGTGATTCTCTCAATG GTAAATTTTACAACATTGGGGACCAGACTGGCCATGGTGAGGACCACTGTCAGTTTGTAGACTCGTTCCTGGATGGAAGGACAGGAAACCAAGTCAGGGCTGACCAGCTGCCAGCAAGAGAAG ggtattacaggGCTATGAGACAAGAGCCGGTCAACTTTGGTCAGATAGGAGGGAACTCTCACGTCACCTACGTGTCATGGTATGAGTGTGGAACGGCCATTCCTGGCAAATGGTAG